From a single Lolium rigidum isolate FL_2022 chromosome 7, APGP_CSIRO_Lrig_0.1, whole genome shotgun sequence genomic region:
- the LOC124670284 gene encoding disease resistance protein RGA2-like: protein METAGIRAATWVVGKALSPLSGGLLEAWGASSMLGSNMEDLKMQLLYAQAMLNNVQGREIHNPALGELLDKLRQLAYGADDLLDELDYFRIQDELDGTHHAADAHAAGCVPDLVLNARHTVRSCVNKVKLLACSRAATRDDPEEQQDGVKQGCFSRICSCGKCDICSLASSPASQVGQEVDKGCVPKVASSARDAARTVGKHFPCYSFPSVHDDDSDTSVREQRFVCGAWQSSKAPQRNHRDAQAPRLKFDRVEMSTKIMDIVKQLKPISAMVSTILNLELLGSSRTTSKEATMNRAQTTPQIVEPKLYGRDSQKNFVENEIVNCSEYCALTVLPVVGPGGIGKTTFMQHIYEEMKSHFQVPIWVCVSLDFNANRLAKDIATKIPKVDNENTNSSDEELIEQRIKGKRVLLVLDDVWTHHDNEWTKLLALFKKEGAKGNMVIVTTRIPEVANKVKTTKCSLELERLSPKDIMSFFEECVFGVQKPWVDHPELAEVGSEIVEKLKGSPLAAKTVGRLLRNNLTLNHWISILENKEWESQTNDNDIMPALKISYDYLPFHLQKCFSNCALFPEDYEFGREELVHLWIGLDILHSSDPKKKRIEDVGLFFLNELVNYGFFKKYKKEDGSPYYVIHDLLHNLAVKVSSYECISINSSNVKNIQIHPMVRYLSITVDNTDIENKLSFEDYNENLSALGKRLKVENLNTLMLFGDYHGSFAKTFGALFREANAIRVIFLSGVSYDMDDIFHNFAKLVHLRYLRIEPLSHWLLSLPSVLFRLYHLEVLDLSKADRCAISTRHMGNLVKMRHFLVQEDKFNIHSNIFGVGKLKFFQELREFRVRKESEGFEPSQLGQLTELRESIGIYNLEKVKTKEEANELKLIHKKHLRELMLEWDPERSKKNPLQEENILESLVPHSSLQELCIKGHGGTNCPSWLCDNLSVKCLESLCLDGVSWNNLPPIGEMWMVNERGEEYQCYSISPPSFYNLKRLQLSNISSLTKWVGNGACAFFSHLEVFIVKNCSKLTELPFSHPTCCQAQQDDKMAWFPKLRELVIEDCPKLASLPPIPWRIHAPCSAELESVGSDFEKLIYKRIDENEVRVEVEGKCGHGDALWNVLNFSNLADVECLCMKRCPLLPLNHMRVLTSLKRIVIVGCPSSILLWGQGVGHGIYRFPCEYFEITRCDTSGEELTLILSFFPKLSILMINDCKNITELGVAENAKTATEEQQQTRGDNNKEIITAATAASQGLLLLPPKIQHLRIRECFSNPPKDDHAGGGGLQRLHFLCTLSIENCPEFFTSISSSSFPPFPTCLQQLTLWGVKHMETLHAISNLTSLTRLYMEELGELRAEGLWPLLAHGRLTNLVLHAASGFFADPDPSRPHDIEVFSRSSKLLDLATGSNRGVLAASICILLSSTLTRLNLRFDDEVEHLTKDQEEALQLLTSLQELKFWGGDKLQRLPAGLHELINLKNLCIWECPAIQSLPSLLSSLRELEIYDCGSLKSLPNSLPSSLEILKISRCQAIKSLPNSLPSSLEKLMIANCKAIKSLPKDSLPSSMLELNVYYGNSEELKRACRKLIGTIPIVRT from the coding sequence ATGGAGACGGCCGGGATCCGCGCGGCGACCTGGGTGGTGGGCAAGGCGCTGAGCCCGCTGTCTGGTGGCTTGCTGGAGGCATGGGGTGCCAGTTCCATGCTTGGATCCAACATGGAGGACTTGAAGATGCAGCTGCTGTACGCACAGGCCATGCTCAACAACGTCCAAGGCAGGGAGATCCACAACCCTGCCTTGGGTGAGCTGCTAGACAAGTTGCGGCAGCTCGCGTATGGGGCAGATGATTTGCTAGACGAGCTCGATTACTTCCGCATCCAGGATGAGCTCGACGGTACCCACCATGCTGCTGACGCGCATGCTGCAGGCTGTGTCCCAGACCTCGTCCTCAACGCTCGCCATACGGTCAGATCTTGCGTGAATAAGGTCAAGCTACTAGCATGCTCGCGTGCTGCCACACGTGATGATCCTGAAGAGCAACAAGATGGTGTCAAGCAAGGATGCTTTTCTCGCATATGCTCGTGTGGAAAGTGTGATATCTGCTCCTTAGCATCGTCACCCGCAAGCCAGGTTGGTCAAGAGGTTGACAAAGGATGCGTGCCGAAGGTTGCCTCCAGTGCTCGCGACGCCGCCCGTACTGTCGGTAAACACTTTCCGTGCTATTCTTTTCCGTCCGTTCACGATGATGATTCTGACACTAGCGTACGTGAACAACGATTTGTCTGTGGTGCCTGGCAGTCCTCCAAGGCACCACAGAGGAATCATCGTGACGCACAAGCACCAAGGTTAAAGTTTGATAGAGTAGAAATGTCTACAAAAATTATGGACATCGTAAAACAGTTGAAACCCATATCTGCTATGGTCTCGACCATTCTTAATCTTGAGCTACTTGGCTCCAGCCGTACCACAAGTAAGGAAGCTACTATGAACAGAGCCCAAACCACCCCACAAATCGTAGAGCCTAAGTTATACGGGAGGGATAGCCAAAAAAATTTTGTTGAAAATGAAATTGTTAACTGCAGTGAATATTGTGCACTTACCGTGCTTCCTGTTGTTGGCCCGGGCGGTATTGGCAAGACAACATTCATGCAACACATATATGAAGAGATGAAGAGCCATTTCCAGGTTCCCATTTGGGTATGCGTCTCTCTAGATTTTAATGCGAATAGGCTAGCAAAAGATATTGCGACAAAGATCCCTAAAGTTGATAATGAAAACACAAATTCGAGTGACGAAGAGCTTATCGAGCAAAGAATCAAAGGAAAGAGGGTTTTACTTGTGTTAGATGATGTGTGGACACATCATGACAATGAGTGGACAAAACTATTAGCTCTGTTTAAAAAAGAGGGGGCGAAAGGTAACATGGTTATAGTCACGACTCGAATACCCGAGGTAGCAAACAAGGTTAAAACAACTAAATGCTCACTAGAATTGGAGCGTCTATCTCCTAAAGATATTATGTCTTTCTTTGAAGAATGTGTATTTGGTGTCCAGAAACCATGGGTTGACCATCCAGAATTAGCTGAAGTTGGAAGCGAAATAGTGGAGAAGCTGAAGGGCTCTCCTCTTGCAGCAAAAACTGTCGGTAGATTACTAAGAAACAATCTTACATTGAACCACTGGATAAGCATTTTGGAAAATAAAGAATGGGAATCACAAACCAACGACAATGATATTATGCCTGCTTTAAAGATCAGCTATGATTATCTTCCTTTCCATCTACAAAAATGTTTTTCGAATTGTGCTTTGTTTCCTGAAGACTACGAATTTGGTAGGGAAGAGTTGGTTCACTTGTGGATTGGACTAGATATTTTACATTCATCCGATCCAAAGAAAAAAAGAATTGAAGATGTTGGACTTTTCTTTTTAAATGAATTGGTTAATTAtggattttttaaaaaatataaaaaagaggATGGAAGCCCTTATTATGTTATCCATGACCTACTACACAACTTAGCAGTCAAGGTTTCATCGTATGAGTGTATTAGCATAAATAGCTCTAACGTGAAGAACATACAAATACACCCCATGGTTCGTTACTTGTCTATCACCGTGGATAACACAGACATTGAGAATAAACTGTCTTTTGAAGATTATAATGAGAATTTGAGTGCACTAGGGAAGAGATTGAAGGTTGAGAACCTGAACACGTTAATGTTGTTTGGAGATTACCATGGAAGCTTTGCCAAAACTTTTGGTGCATTGTTTAGGGAGGCTAATGCCATTCGCGTCATTTTCTTGTCCGGGGTGTCATATGATATGGATGATATATTCCACAACTTTGCAAAACTTGTCCATCTTCGCTACTTAAGGATTGAGCCATTGTCTCACTGGCTCTTGTCCTTACCAAGTGTGTTATTCAGATTGTATCATTTAGAAGTCCTTGATCTAAGCAAAGCGGATCGTTGTGCTATTTCAACTAGACATATGGGCAACCTTGTAAAAATGCGTCACTTTCTTGTGCAAGAAGACAAGTTTAACATTCATTCTAATATTTTTGGGGTGGGAAAACTAAAATTCTTTCAGGAATTAAGGGAATTTAGGGTGAGAAAAGAGAGTGAGGGTTTTGAACCGAGTCAACTTGGGCAATTGACCGAGCTTAGGGAATCAATTGGCATTTATAATCTTGAAAAGgtgaaaacaaaagaagaagcaaATGAATTAAAACTGATACATAAAAAACACTTACGAGAACTCATGTTAGAATGGGATCCTGAGCGTTCTAAAAAGAATCCTTTACAAGAAGAAAATATTCTTGAAAGTCTTGTACCCCATAGCAGTCTTCAAGAGCTATGCATTAAAGGGCACGGGGGAACTAATTGCCCATCGTGGCTATGTGATAATCTCTCGGTTAAATGTTTGGAATCTCTTTGTCTTGATGGTGTATCTTGGAATAATCTTCCGCCTATAGGAGAGATGTGGATGGTTAATGAGCGTGGTGAAGAGTATCAGTGTTATAGTATATCACCTCCAAGCTTTTATAATTTGAAAAGGCTGCAATTAAGCAACATATCTAGTTTAACAAAATGGGTTGGAAATGGTGCTTGTGCTTTTTTCTCCCACTTGGAAGTGTTCATCGTCAAAAATTGTTCCAAACTTACAGAGTTACCGTTTTCACATCCTACTTGCTGTCAAGCACAACAAGACGATAAAATGGCTTGGTTTCCTAAACTACGAGAGCTTGTTATTGAAGACTGCCCAAAACTAGCGTCGTTGCCTCCTATCCCTTGGAGGATTCATGCTCCATGCTCTGCTGAGCTAGAAAGTGTGGGATCAGATTTTGAGAAGCTCATTTACAAAAGAATAGATGAAAATGAAGTACGGGTGGAAGTTGAGGGAAAATGTGGTCACGGTGATGCGTTGTGGAATGTGTTGAATTTCTCTAATCTAGCTGATGTGGAATGTTTGTGTATGAAGAGATGTCCTCTCCTGCCGTTGAATCATATGCGAGTGCTAACTTCTCTGAAAAGGATTGTGATAGTAGGTTGTCCGAGTAGCATCTTGCTGTGGGGTCAAGGCGTGGGTCATGGCATATACCGGTTTCCATGTGAATACTTTGAAATCACTCGGTGTGATACTAGTGGGGAAGAATTGACGCTGATACTCTCATTCTTTCCGAAGCTCTCGATTTTGATGATAAATGATTGTAAGAATATAACTGAGTTAGGTGTGGCGGAGAATGCAAAAACTGCTACGGAAGAGCAGCAGCAGACAAGAGGCGATAATAACAAGGAAATAATAACAGCGGCGACAGCAGCATCACAAGGACTGCTGCTCTTGCCTCCCAAGATACAGCACTTGAGAATTCGGGAATGTTTCTCCAATCCACCGAAGGACGACCACGCAGGCGGAGGTGGGCTCCAACGTCTGCACTTCCTGTGCACCTTGTCTATAGAAAATTGCCCCGAGTTCTTCACCTCCATTTCGTCCTCTTCTTTTCCCCCTTTTCCGACCTGCCTGCAACAGCTCACCCTATGGGGCGTTAAGCACATGGAGACATTGCACGCCATCTCAAACCTCACCTCTCTCaccagattatacatggaagaactTGGGGAGTTGAGAGCCGAGGGCTTGTGGCCTCTCCTCGCCCACGGCCGCCTCACAAACCTGGTCCTCCATGCTGCCTCCGGTTTCTTCGCCGATCCCGACCCCTCACGGCCGCATGACATAGAGGTGTTTTCCCGTTCCTCCAAGCTCTTGGATCTGGCCACGGGAAGCAACAGAGGAGTCCTTGCCGCGTCGATCTGCATCCTCCTCTCTTCCACCCTCACCAGATTGAATCTCAGATTCGACGACGAGGTGGAGCACTTGACAAAGGATCAAGAGGAGGCCCTTCAGCTCCTCACCTCTCTCCAAGAGCTCAAATTTTGGGGGGGAGACAAGCTGCAGCGCCTCCCTGCAGGCCTACACGAGCTTATCAACCTCAAGAATTTATGCATCTGGGAGTGCCCGGCCATCCAGTCGCTGCCCAGCCTTCTGAGCTCTCTGCGGGAATTGGAGATCTACGACTGTGGTTCCCTCAAGTCGCTGCCCAACAGCCTCCCGAGTTCTCTGGAAATATTGAAGATCTCTAGATGTCAAGCCATCAAGTCGCTGCCCAACAGCCTCCCGAGTTCTCTGGAAAAATTGATGATCGCCAACTGCAAAGCCATCAAGTCACTGCCCAAGGACAGCCTTCCAAGTTCAATGCTAGAATTAAATGTCTATTACGGCAACAGCGAGGAGCTAAAAAGGGCGTGCCGCAAGCTAATAGGAACCATTCCGATTGTCAGAACCTGA